The nucleotide sequence aatatccaATGATTGTTGTTACAATTTAAGTGAttttataaaaggtaaaaatttaGACAAATTCTTTATCTGATCTGAAGACAAAATTTGGACGGATAATGTGTCGATGTAATAAATATCTTCGCGGTCTTTAAAAAAGGTAAATGCCAGAGAATCTATGCAATAATCTGCAACCCATGAACTTGTGTACATCTTGGACGAAGAACAAATCATGTTTTCGGTTGATATTAGCGTTCTAAAGTCAGAGCTACTTAATGAAATCGTTTGTCCATTATATGAATATTGTCCCAAGATAAAATCTGTTTGGAAAGCTGCGAACATATAAAAATCATGATCAAAGAACAGACCATTTGAAAGGGCTCGTTGATCTGGCTGATCAAGGATACAGTTCAAAGAGCAAGACTGTATATCCCCCTCCATCAACATTTTCtggttggattgggttggtCCGCCTTATGATCTCCTCTTCAACCTTTTCTGGTGGGACGATTAAATTCATTACCACTTCATCatctattttgttattttcatcaTTTACGTTAATTTTGTCAGTTAAGTAAACATTATGGCAATACCGTTTTCGTTTCTTTGATTTTGTCCACGTTTCTTGAGCATCCGGGTTATCAATTTCATGTCGTACATCTGATTTTGttgagattatttttttcctcttcGGCTTTTTACCAATTTCTAAATCTATAGCTTTTATGTTACTTATAATTCGTGAATTAAGCAGGTTTACAAATCGCCCTACTTTCAAATTTGGTTTGTTCTCTAGTATTTCTTGCTTGACAATTTTAAAccatattattatatgaatccatgttgcaagttgggtattataaaatttagttgtaataatattaaaaattaaaccttcttacttgctttaatcaatttattttttcggtACCGGTTTCGCTGTTATAccatcatcagccgaatctacatCAAACGCAGTAATTAAATAGTGATATAAAAAGTCAAATACAGTtaagaattacaaaatatcAGTTATCACTTACCGTCATAAAATCTTCACAAAGTtggtttcataaaataacatgaataacaaagaaaattttcttaaaaaacacatatataacataaattatttaagacaATTACAGTTAAGGATCTTTTCACTTAGTCGTCTAAAACCAGATTTTATAAACGCGTTCACGTATAGATGTCAAATGCATTGTGACAACAGAgggtttaaaaatacaaatttatttcaagacAACCGGTTATTAAGATGGATAGCagtgaataaaaataacaaatcaaaACGGATACAGAATTAAAGTGAAACACGAAAAACTGATAGGGtgaaacaaatattaaaaaataaaacctatttaattatttaatatatgaGAACAAAGACTATCATAGCTCTCTAGTTGATCATTTAgaaggttataatttttttctttaataagtttcattatttCATACATCTCCAGtagattcattttaaagcccTTTTAACATGCATGTATCAATTTGGTATCcttataattaatttggtGTCCAGTTTCCAACTTATGTTGGTATATGTTTGACTGAAGTTTGGATTTATGTTCATGTAACCGTGTCCCTAATTTTCACCCTGTTTGCCCTATATATATGCCATTGCAGTTATTACAACTAACTGAGTAAGTTCCAGATTTTTCCATAATACTTTCATTGTTGTTTTTATGATTTGAGAGTAGATTTAGCAAACTGTTATTGTTGGAAAAAGCCAGAGATACATTGTACTATCGACCAAACCTTATTCACTACATGGCGTAAGGGACAGAAAACAAATCCCCCGCACGGTCGCTTTGCCGAGTACGGCCGAAGAATCGAAGACTGGAGGGGCGTACTCATTTTCTCTCGAACCTTTGCTCTAGCCTTGTCGTCTCTTCAACCCTGAAGTGCCGGGCGCCCGATGCCAGCTTAAAATCGAGCGCGCCTTGGATTCgaacaaaaatacacaatttcgtttttacaatTCAAATAACTGTACCAATGTAATGACGtagtcgattttaaaaattcataaaatagtcaaatatattcattaaaataaaataattgaactttaataagtgaaaaaaattgtttcttaattttaaatacgttTCTGTACTGTATATCTTCgtaaagttaaagaatttagttaaaattcgatgtaaaaatcgtctcttaatttccattagtaatattttttttctaatctcaTTTAAAATGGCATTTTAACCGTTTAATATTATAGAAAGTCTTAATAATTTCAAGCCATTTACGACCATTAATGCGTTTACGCACCGTTTCCTCACATTTTTTTgcgtatttttgacataaggcttttgcgaatttttttttcttgagttgatatattttttttgtaataagtcttaaaattttacaataatttctcACCTTCATCGTAAATGGATaaacaataaactttttattttttgtacactttagtaatgttaaaaaatttattaccttattcatataaggtaatataaaatttctgttGAAACTACCTGTAAACTGAATTTTATAGATTGTTATTTATGAGCATGATAATATTCcatattataatgaaaaaccatttgattttgagtatataattcatttatttacaaagaaaattttattaataataaaacattttattatatatatatatatatttttttttttgcgcagAGGAGGGGAAAATGCCTTACGCACCCCGGCCTACTGATGGCGCCTATAGTTCGTGGGTCGGAAAAATCGTATTTCGGCCGGGAGTGTGGGACTACAATTAATTAGCACCTGCTACCCACTAAAAACCCCCCCTTCTTCTCCCGGACCACCCGGATTTCTGCGGAAGTCGTTATATCCAGGATTCaattgcaagaaaaaaaatattgatggttaatattaattttattaaggttGTCTCAACTTACCGGCTTTGGAAGGGACTCTTCATCCCGCGGGATGAAGAGTTTTATCTTTTTCGTCTTGAGGACCACAGCCAGGTATGCGCTTATTGTTTCTCACTTGGTTTTGTCGGTCagcattgaaaaaattaaaaagatttcatcaaatattaagaacactttaataataaaaattatacctacttaataatgaataaaatttgttatgtcaaaatttaataatgggtGTATAACCcgttattattttgacattcttCTAATCGGGATGTCATTGAGCCGACCAATCGCTGACATAAATCCCCGCCACGAAGACTATCCCATTTCCGCATAACGTATTCTTCTAAAATAGCTCGGTCCCGAAATCGTTCGTCAAATTCCCACCCGCGTACCATATAACCCCACACCTCTTCAATGGGATTTAAATCGGGCAAGCGTGGAGGCCATTTTAATCGTTCTACGTTATTATTGTCTTGAAACCACTCCTCGACTAACCGAGCGGTATGGATGGGGCTGTTGTCTTGTACAAATGTTAGAACCTCCACCTCATCCTCAGGATATGCTGCCCTCACACTTGGAATAAAAATCTCTTCCAAAACCCCAACATAATGCCGAGCAGTAAATGTTGGGGGCGAAACTTTAACCAACGCTCCAGGCCCGGCATCGCTCATCCAACCCCATACACCTGATAAACAGTTATTGTGGTAATTGTAGTAATTCGTCAGATATCATCATCATAGAGTAGTTACAAGGTTCTAGAGCTTACCAAGTGAGACTCGTCCACAGGTTGCCATCGTAACGACATTTTCGGCGTCATATCTCGTCCCACTACGACGCCCAACTCGCTGTTTCGAATTTTGGGATGACAAAAACGTcttttcatccgaaaatatgacACCTTGCCAATCCCggtttatattttcttcacAAAATCTCAATCTGTGCTGGGCATTCTGGGGTGACAGCTGAATTTTTTCTGCCGGTATTCTAGCCCGCAAacctataaaattattaaaattgtttagtcATTCTGCTATTTTCTATgtattactttaaaataccATTCTCGTTTAAACGGTTTCGAATGGTTTGAAGGGAGCAGTCGACTATTAATTCCTGCCGGATAGCTCTTGATGGGCAAGTTGGGTGCATACGAGCATAATTGACAATTCGCTCATCTTCATCGGTAGTTGTTTTTCTTGGCACTACTCGTGTGCTCTTTAAACCCCTCTCGCCATTCAAAGCGCCTCGCCTTATCCATTTGTTTACTGTCCATCTCTACCAACAAAGCGAAAAATAGAACCACAAAGAATTtcatgttttcaaaaataattcaagtAACCCTTTTGATTAATGTATTCCATTATTCTTGGCAaatcaaaatgattattatagaGCTCCTTAAAATACAAAcaagtttcatttaaaatcggACAAATTTTACTGCAAATTCACACAGATTTTATTGCcttctaaaaacaaaattgatggGCAGATCAAAagcacaaaattattttattaaaagttaaactATTGTGTAtttacattgtcaaaataattgtaattggTAGATGATAAAATCGGAATTAAGCTTACTATATAAtcataatattcaaaattattcaatCTTACCGACAAATTCACTTGgttgcaaatttgatgaatggGTATTCCGGCCTCGGCCAGAGCACATATTCGTAGTCTTTGCGCAAAACTACTTTCCGGTTGACTTAACACCTTCATCGTGAATACTTAACACTAAATTATCACTACCTTAATACTCTAATTTAACATTatcaaaagcaaaaaaaaacaagaaaccgctacgaaaaataacaataaattaatactatcttcatataaaaataacgcAGTCCTAAGActatcaaaatcaaatataaagaagaaaaCGCTCAGCAAAAAATAGCAAAACACTATCAACAACCGCTCACGATCGCCAAAAGCAAAGTGATGTCCaaacgaaatatttaaaaaaaagtattaaaaatatattaaaaatagtttattgtaattattattgtaacgtttccttttgattgaaaattattatctgtcaaaattttacggaattccttaattaaatcattcataataaaatacaacaaaatatttattttcattttcgtttAGAGTTTGTCAGTTGTTACCATCCAATTCTGGGAAACATCCCCGTCTCTTTAAATGTCGCGCGGTAAGATTTTACAAAGGGTTTGCGATGgtcataaaaaaatgagataaCGCAATCACctagaattttaattttttgatggtatttattcttttaagttTCGTTTGGACATCACTTTGCTTTTGGCGATCGTGAGCGGTTGTTGATAGTGTTTTGCTATTTTTTGCTGAGCGttttcttctttatatttgattttgatagTCTTAAGGTGGAATTTCGTTGCGACGTCCAGCGTTCGCGGCCCGCCGCGACGTCCAGCAGTAACGGCCAGCCGTTACGTTCGCGTGAATTTCGTTGGAACGTCTGAGTCTGTGCTTCGGCAGCATTTATGTTCATGCTTCTGTAGTGAAAGGTgctttttaaaaatggataGGAAGACGTTAGCGGCATTGATTTTgctagaagaagaagaagatgatgatATTAGGCTTTTGCTATCCATTCGTGAGGACACTAGCGAGTTATATAAATCTCGAAACCAAGAAGGGTATTTTGAAATACTTATAAGAAATCATCTCAATGCCGATGATGAAAAGTTTCGCAGTTTCTTCAGGCTAAATAAagagcaatttaattttgtgttgAATCTCGTTCATGCAGATTTGAAGAAACAATCCACAAATTGTGTGAAAAACCCAATTTCTCCTGAGGAAAAGTTAGCGTTGACCTTAAGGTAAGGatgttttctttgtaaaaaaatacagatgtttaaaaaaaaaccaacaattttatcaaaaatgcaCGTTTAATTAACAAAAGCAATATATAAGTTTATTTCATGTTGTAATAGTCGTTTGAATAGGGTGTCATAAACGTAGTGGGCGTATGATCGTCAGGTGTACTTGTATTATGGGAAGTATTGAGGGAAAATGTTGGAGTTGGTGCCTGTGGTTGGTGGGGTTGTGTCTGTGTATGTGGAATATTTATTATTGGGGAAGATGCTTGTAAATTAGTCACTAGTGTTAGGATTTGTAACTTTGCTTGCGATATTAAATTGGGAGGTAGCTTTTTTACCATTAGAGCGATGCTTCTCATGAATAAATCCACTTCATCTTCTTCCTTTTGGTGCGTTAATTGTGATAGAACGTGAAGACGATGTTTAGACCGTTCTTCCAATTCGTGTAATAATTTCGCTTTTGCGTTGCTAGGTGTTGAACTGCTGCAAGTTGGCGTGTTTGAACGGCTTCTATCGTCCATGTTTGTTCTTTTTAGTATTTTCGGATTTGGCTGATTTAAATGTATGGAATCTGGTGATCCTACGTCGTCTTTAATTATTCTTGATTGCGATTCCGAATCAGTTTGAACATCTTCATCGCCGCTATCCTGAGTATTCTGAGATGATTCGGTGTTTTGCTGTACATTACAATTTTGAATGCGgctacaataataaataaataagaaaacttaaaaaaacataactcAAAAGAGATAGTATACCTTCGTTCAGATTTGAGAAGTTCCAAAAATGTTAGCTGTTCGTATAAATGCCATTTTGATGGTCTTGTTGATGCTGCCGAACCAGTTCCTTGCTTTTgttatcttttttgttttaagtagTTATCGCGAATATTTTTCCATCGCAATTTACAATCCTCGgctggaaaaataaaataagaataggtacataatataaaaacatgAAATTGTATCGTATCGTATCGAATGATGTTTTgatgttcttttttttaggtttttaGCTACAGGTGAAACATTTAAATCCCTTTCATTTGCCTTTCGTATCTCATCCAGCTACATTTCAATTGTTGTCCGAGAAACATTAGAAGTGCTATGTCTGCGTTTAGTTCCTATATTTCTACCACCACAAAATGAAATAGATATGAAGGAAAAAGCACAGGAATTTTGGAATAAGTGGAATTTTCCTAACTGCGTCGCAGGAGTTGATGGCAAACATATTCGAGTTTTTTGTCCCAGAAAAAGCGGATCGCTATTCTTCAATTACAAGGattatttctcaatattaTTGCTTGCTATGGTAGATGcaaattgcaaatttttatttgtggaTGTTGGTGCCTATGGAAAAGAAGGAGATAGTACCATTTTTTCAACTTCTGAAATGGGCAAACAAGTGTACTCTggaaaattatttccaaaagaCGAAATGTTGTAGTTGGCGATGAAGCGTTTAGATTACACAGACATTTAATGAAACCATACAGCAAATTATCTGCTAAATCGGATAGGAGGAAAACTATTTACAACTATCGATTATGCAGAGCTCGACGAGTCACTGAAAACGCATTTGGTCTTTTAAGCCAAATTTTTCGCATTTACTACACACCAATAGCTATAAATCCAGAATCGTGTGATAAGTTGATCATGGTAACTTGTTGTTTGCACAATCTGTTAAGAGATGCATTTTTGGAGAAAGGCAATCGACCCTTTTACGAATATGATCCAAATGTACAGATCCCGAACAATGTGACTCCATTAGCAGGAGCAGGTGGCTTTGCAAGTGCAAATGGTTTGGAAGTAAGGGAAATGTTCACCCAGTTTTTTAATGAGGATGGGGCACTCCATTGGCAGAATGATCGTGTTTTTAGAGTGTCCAGTTAATTTCTGTATGCTATTATACAGTGAGCGCAAAACTATTGGAATAAATTCActtaaaattcttttgtttttgaaaacataTTCGGACCcgctaatttttatttttagttgcgcattttcaaaactaatttttatttatacagggtgccccagaaatataaatagtttaatataaataatttaatataatgtaCTTAGCTAGCACAAATATATACATGCATACTTACATTTCTTCAATAACACTACACCAATCTTATTCCACGCATTTTCCCGAATCTGGTGATCCTTAAAGTCCTTATTTGCATGGTCGTAAATGCAAGGATATTCACGTACTTgttcaattaataattcgtCATCATCATGAGAAAATTTTTGCGacatttttaatctaaatacgAACTCTGCATGCAAATATAACCTCTCAAATATAAAGTCACGGTTGGCGTTCGCGTCTCGACATGTTTTTGAGCAGTCGGGACGCAGCTGTCGACGGCTGGCCGCTGAGCCGTCGGGACGCGCCGCGTCAACGAAATCAATTCCATTGTATGCATTGTATTAGTGCTTGACTGCCGGACGTCGCGGCGGGCCGCGAACGCTGGACGTCGCAACGAAATTCCACCTTTACGACtgcgttatttttatattaagatagtattaatttattgttatttttcgtagcggtttcttgttttttttttgcttttgatAGTGTTAAATTAGAGTATTAAGGTAGTGATAATTTAGTGTTAAGTATTCACGATGAAGGTGTTAGGTCAACCGGAAAGTAGTTTTGCGCAAAGACTGCGAATATGTGCTCTGGCCGAGGCCGGAATACccattcatcaaatttgcaacCAAGTGAATTTGTCGGTAAGattgaataattttgaatattatgaTTATATAGTAAGCTTAATTCCGATTTTATCATCTAccaattacaattattttgacaatgtaaaTACACAATagtttaacttttaataaaataattttgtgctTTTGATCTGCccatcaattttgtttttagaagGCAATAAAATCTGTGTGAATTTGCAGTAAAATTTGCccgattttaaatgaaacttgGGTGTATTTTAAGGAGCTCTATAATAATCCTTTTCATTTGCCAAGAATAATGGAATACATTAATCAAAAGGGTTacttgaattatttttgaaaacatgaAATTCTTTGTGGTTCTATTTTTCGCTTTGTTGGTAGAGATGGACAGTAAACAAATGGATAAGGCGAGGCGCTTTGAATGGCGAGAGGGGTTTAAAGAGCACACGAGTAGTGCCAAGAAAAACAACTGCCGATGAAGATGAGCGAATTGTCAATTATGCTCGTATGCACCCAACTTGCCCATCAAGAGCTATCCGCCAGGAATTAATAGTCGACTGCTCCCTTCAAACCATTCGAAACCGTTTAAACGAGAATggtattttaaagtaatacATAGAAAAAAGCAGAATgactaaacaattttaataattttataggtTTGCGGGCTAGAATACCGGCAGAAAAAATTCAGCTGTCACCCCAGAATGCCCAGCACAGATTGAGATTTGgtgaagaaaatataaaccGGGATTGGCGAGGTgtcatattttcggatgaaaagACGTTTTTGTCATCCCAAAATTCGAAACAGCGAGTTTGGCGTCGTAGTGGGACGAAATATGACGCCGAAAATGTCGTTACGATGGCAACCTGTGGACGAGTCTCACTTGGTAAGCTCTAGAACCTTGTAACTACTCTATGATGATGATATCTGACGAATTACTACAATTACCACAATAACTGTTTATCAGGTGTATGGGGTTGGATGAGCGATGCCGGGCCTGGAGCGTTGGTTAAAGTTTCGCCCCCAACATTTACTGCTCGGCATTATGTTGGGGTTTTGGAAGAGATTTTTATTCCAAGTGTGAGGGCAGTATATCCTGAGGATGAGGTGGAGGTTCTAACATTTGTACAAGACAACAGCCCCATCCATACCGCTCGGTTAGTCGAGGAGTGGTTTCAAGACAATAATAACGTAGAACGATTAAAATGGCCTCCACGCTTGCCCGATTTAAATCCCATTGAAGAGGTGTGGGGTTATATGGTACGCGGGTGGGAATTTGACGAACGATTTCGGGACCGAGCTATTTTAGAAGAATACGTTATGCGGAAATGGGATAGTCTTCGTGGCGGGGATTTATGTCAGCGATTGGTCGGCTCAATGACATCCCGATTAGaagaatgtcaaaataataacgGGTTATACacccattattaaattttgacataacaaattttattcattattaagtaggtataatttttattattaaagtgttcttaatatttgatgaaatctttttaattttttcaatgctGACCGACAAAACCAAGTGAGAAACAACAAGCGCATACCTGGCTGTGGTCCTCAAGACGAAAAAGATAGAACTCTTCATCCCGCGGGATGATGAGTCCCTTCCAAAGCCGGTAAGTTGAGACaaccttaataaaattaatattaaccatcaatattttttttcttgcaattGAATCCTGGATATAACGACTTCCGCAGAAATCCGGGTGGTCCGGGAGAAGAAGGGGGGGGTTTTTAGTGGGTAGCAGGTGCTAATTAATTGTAGTCCCACACTCCCGGCCGAAATACGATTTTTCCGACCCACGAACTATAGGCGCCATCAGTAGGCCGGGGTGCGTAAGGCATTTTCCCCTCCTctgcgcaaaaaaaaaatatatatatatatataataaaatgttttattattaataaaattttctttgtaaataaatgaattatatactcaaaatcaaatggtttttcattataatatgGAATATTATCATGCTCATAAATAACAATCTATAAAATTCAGTTTACAGGTAGTTTCaacagaaattttatattaccttatgtgaataaggtaataaattttttaacattactaaagtgtacaaaaaataaaaagtttattgtttACCCATTTACGATGAAGGTgagaaattattgtaaaattttaggacttattacaaaaaaaatatatcaactcAAGAAATATAAATTCGCAAAAGccttatgtcaaaaatacgcaaaaaaatgtgaagaaacgGTGCGTAAACGCATTAATGGTCGTAAATGGCTTGAAATTATTGAGACTTTCTATAATATTAAACGGTTAAAATGCCATTTTAAAtgagattagaaaaaaaatattactaatggaaattaagagaCGATTTTTACATCGAATTTTAACTAAACTCTTTAACTTTACGAAGATATACAGTACAGAaacgtatttaaaattaagaaacaatttttttcacttattaaagttcaattattttattttaatgaatatatttgactattttatgaatttttaaaatcgactaCGTCATAACATTGGTACAGTTATTTGAattgtaaaaacgaaattgtgtatttttgttcGAATCCAAGGCACGCTCGACTTTAAGCTGGCATCGGGCGCCCGGCATTTCAGGGTTGAAGAGACGACAAGGCTAGAGCAAAGGTTCGAGAGAAAATGAGTATGCCCCTCCAGTCTTCGATTCTTCGGCCGTACTCGGCAAAGCGACCGTGCGGGGGATTTGTTTTCTGTCCCTTACGCCATGTAGTAAATAAGGTTTGGCCGATAGTACTTAGAAAATATATGCTTAGTTTAGAAGGTTATAGGAGTGAGGGGAATAGATCGAtggataacatttttaattgtatattatggatatatttattgatgattttgaGTGGAAAGTTGTTTTGCTGAGCAAGCTTATAAATATAGTTAAATTCGTGTATACGATCATCGTTTGACAAAGGATATTCCAACGCTCTATGAATCAAAAACCTGAAATTAACCATTTTATGTGTCATAGTGTGGGCAGAATCAAAAGGAATGGTGGCCGCGATGTTAGTAGGTTTTCTATGTATGTTATTTGTTATCTTATCGTTTTGATTTTCAATACAGAGGTCTAAAAAGTTCAGTTTCTTgtctttttctatttcaataGTGAACACTAGTGTTTGACCtgttaaggattttttaatgtcagtGTTTGACCGAgccatattatttttcttgtagatCCCTCTGCCTTTGCATATAATGATCAAAATATGATCAAATACATATCTGATTCATTTAAAGTTACTTACCCTACATATAAAATACAACATCctgaagtaatattttttaaaaattaaaaaggaaaacagtATTTCGCATTTAGTGTTTAACCACTTTGATTACATTAACACTGACCAACGGTCAATTACTGGCGTTTTACCTTATTTAAGTATTCTAAAAATGATTGAAGTTCGCTTTCGTTTCCTTCCCAGATGCAAAAGACATCATCGACGTAACGTATCCATTTATAAATATGCTTTCTATATGGATTAAGATCATTAATAATATACTCATTTTCCATGTGGTTGAGATATATTTCAGAAAGTATGCCCGACAATGGCATTCCCATTGGTAGACCATCAGGTATTTTAAATGATCAAATTTAcagtaattttgttttattatgtgTTCAAGGATGATATTAAAGTGATTTAAGGTGGTTTCATTATTGAAGTGTTTGGCAAAGATTTCAAACATAATTTAAGGGTAAGGTCAATTGGAACATTAGGGTATAGGTTTGTTACGTCAAAGGAAGttacgattttattttttagactTAAGTTCTTAGTTTTACTGACAAATTTCTCGGTGTTATTTATGGAGTGTGTTGGTATGAAATGAACTATTTTAAAGATGTTTAGCATAAATTTAGCTAGTTTTTCAGTAGGTGAGCCCTTGTACGATGTAATAGGTCTGATTGGTAAATCTTTCTTGTGTAGTTTTAGCAGTGAATATAGAGGTGGAACTCTAGGGTTCATATGTATGAAGA is from Onthophagus taurus isolate NC chromosome 8, IU_Otau_3.0, whole genome shotgun sequence and encodes:
- the LOC139430988 gene encoding uncharacterized protein; its protein translation is MDDRSRSNTPTCSSSTPSNAKAKLLHELEERSKHRLHVLSQLTHQKEEDEVDLFMRSIALMVKKLPPNLISQAKLQILTLVTNLQASSPIINIPHTQTQPHQPQAPTPTFSLNTSHNTSTPDDHTPTTFMTPYSNDYYNMK